One genomic region from Knoellia sp. p5-6-4 encodes:
- a CDS encoding NUDIX hydrolase: MGVIPAAGTVPWRRRRGQLQVALVHRPKYDDWAWAKGKLDPGEDWAVAAVRETHEETALEVRLGRPLPCAAYTVLDRDGEPATKEVRYWAAEVVGGDGRLANEVDEVRWLEVAAAHDLLDYARDRDQLRALVRADAAGALATWPLALVRHAKALPRSQWKDPDDQLRPLDRQGRWRAEAIAPLLAAYGVRRLVSSPSVRCADTIAPYAARLGRPLRLREGLSEEGYEEDPSRAGRHLRRLLERGTPAVLCSHGPVLPELLDRLGHLVDADSDDGPDALKQLEEAAEAKMVKGEVLVAHLVGRGRGARVVAVERHLP; the protein is encoded by the coding sequence ATGGGGGTGATCCCTGCTGCCGGCACGGTGCCGTGGCGCCGCCGCCGCGGCCAGCTCCAGGTGGCGCTGGTGCACCGCCCGAAGTACGACGACTGGGCGTGGGCCAAGGGCAAGCTCGACCCCGGCGAGGACTGGGCGGTGGCAGCCGTGCGGGAGACGCACGAGGAGACCGCGCTGGAGGTCCGCCTGGGCCGCCCGCTGCCGTGCGCGGCCTACACGGTCCTCGACCGCGACGGCGAGCCGGCCACCAAGGAGGTGCGCTACTGGGCGGCCGAGGTGGTGGGCGGCGACGGCCGGCTGGCCAACGAGGTCGACGAGGTGCGCTGGCTGGAGGTGGCGGCCGCACACGACCTGCTCGACTACGCCCGCGACCGCGACCAGCTGCGGGCACTGGTGCGGGCCGACGCCGCCGGAGCGCTGGCCACCTGGCCGCTGGCGCTCGTGCGGCACGCCAAGGCTCTCCCACGCTCGCAGTGGAAGGACCCGGACGACCAGCTCCGCCCGCTCGACCGCCAGGGGCGCTGGCGCGCCGAGGCGATCGCGCCGCTGCTCGCCGCCTACGGCGTGCGCCGACTGGTCAGCTCGCCGTCGGTGCGGTGCGCCGACACCATCGCGCCGTATGCCGCTCGGCTCGGCCGTCCGCTGCGCCTCCGGGAGGGCCTGTCGGAGGAGGGCTACGAGGAGGACCCCTCGCGGGCCGGCCGCCACCTGCGGCGCCTGCTCGAGCGCGGCACCCCGGCGGTGCTGTGCAGCCACGGCCCGGTGCTCCCGGAGCTGCTCGACCGCCTCGGTCACCTCGTCGACGCGGACAGCGATGACGGCCCCGACGCCCTCAAGCAGCTCGAGGAGGCCGCCGAGGCGAAGATGGTCAAGGGTGAGGTGCTCGTGGCCCACCTCGTCGGCAGGGGCCGCGGCGCCCGGGTCGTGGCGGTCGAGCGCCACCTGCCCTGA